One window of the Elusimicrobium sp. An273 genome contains the following:
- the lysA gene encoding diaminopimelate decarboxylase, translating to MCFHYQDGELYAEGVSVAALARRVGTPFYCYSTDKLTRNFNAYQQALSDLNATVCYSVKANPNLSVVSAVARLGGGADVVSGGELFVARRAGIAADKIVFSGVGKTRAELEEAVKLGILQINAESAAEVETLNEIALALGKKANLALRVNPDVDALTHVKITTGKKENKFGVPWPEAHELYVKAARLPGIRIAGIAVHIGSQLLDLEPFRLAFTKIAAMVRTLESEGIGIENIDLGGGMGINYNVELPPTCEAYAQVVRETLGGFKKHLIVEPGRSIVGNAGILVTQVIGCKSNGEKNFIIVDAGMNDLIRPALYEAWHTILPVHKTGVAPMIADIVGPICESGDVFAHERIIEPVQAGGLLAIMCAGAYGAAMSSMYNFRPLVPEVLVNGKEFAVVRKRTSYEEMVSAYTVAPWLQGEGQ from the coding sequence ATGTGCTTTCATTATCAAGACGGAGAATTGTATGCCGAAGGCGTGAGCGTGGCCGCCCTGGCGCGCCGGGTGGGAACGCCCTTTTATTGCTATAGCACCGATAAGCTGACGCGCAATTTTAACGCTTATCAACAGGCCCTTTCGGATCTAAACGCAACGGTCTGCTATTCCGTGAAAGCCAACCCGAACCTAAGCGTGGTGTCGGCGGTGGCGCGGTTGGGCGGCGGGGCGGACGTTGTGTCGGGCGGGGAGCTGTTTGTAGCCCGGCGGGCGGGAATCGCGGCGGACAAAATCGTCTTTTCCGGCGTAGGCAAAACGCGGGCCGAACTGGAAGAGGCGGTGAAGCTGGGGATTTTGCAGATTAATGCCGAGTCCGCCGCCGAAGTGGAAACGCTAAACGAAATTGCCTTGGCGCTGGGGAAAAAGGCTAATCTGGCGTTGCGCGTCAATCCGGATGTGGACGCGTTGACCCACGTCAAAATTACTACCGGGAAAAAAGAAAATAAATTTGGCGTACCGTGGCCCGAAGCGCATGAGTTGTATGTCAAAGCCGCCCGCCTGCCGGGGATACGCATTGCGGGCATTGCCGTGCACATCGGTTCGCAGCTATTGGATTTGGAGCCTTTTCGGCTGGCGTTTACCAAAATTGCCGCCATGGTGCGGACGCTGGAATCGGAGGGAATTGGTATTGAAAACATTGACCTGGGCGGCGGAATGGGGATTAATTACAATGTGGAACTGCCGCCTACGTGTGAGGCATATGCCCAGGTGGTGCGGGAAACGTTGGGAGGGTTCAAGAAACATTTAATCGTGGAGCCGGGGCGTTCTATCGTGGGCAACGCCGGGATTTTGGTCACGCAAGTAATCGGGTGCAAGTCCAACGGTGAAAAAAATTTTATCATTGTGGATGCCGGAATGAACGATTTAATCCGCCCGGCGCTTTATGAGGCGTGGCACACCATTTTGCCGGTGCACAAAACGGGCGTTGCGCCGATGATTGCCGATATCGTGGGCCCGATTTGCGAATCGGGCGACGTGTTTGCCCACGAGCGTATTATAGAGCCTGTCCAGGCAGGCGGACTACTTGCTATAATGTGTGCAGGGGCGTATGGCGCGGCGATGTCGTCCATGTACAATTTTCGCCCGCTGGTGCCGGAAGTGCTGGTAAACGGCAAGGAGTTTGCCGTTGTCCGCAAACGCACTTCGTATGAAGAAATGGTAAGCGCCTATACGGTGGCGCCGTGGCTGCAAGGAGAGGGGCAATGA
- the def gene encoding peptide deformylase: protein MAILRVTKYGENILRQKLKPVDFKTLEPLLPKLLKDMEETCLAVRGVGLAANQIGLEYRMAVILIPQSAEENAPLTRYVIINPEILSMRGEKLEEEGCLSLPGLWAEVKRATDVTIKYTDEHGQEQVKRARGLLAKAFQHEVDHLDGKLFIDLVDPALKPEVKKAIKKLRKNWD, encoded by the coding sequence ATGGCTATTCTTCGTGTTACGAAATACGGCGAAAACATCTTGCGCCAAAAACTAAAACCCGTTGATTTTAAAACGCTGGAGCCGCTGCTGCCCAAACTGCTTAAGGATATGGAAGAAACCTGCCTGGCGGTGCGCGGCGTGGGGCTGGCGGCAAATCAAATCGGGCTGGAGTACCGCATGGCCGTGATTTTAATTCCGCAGTCGGCCGAAGAAAATGCCCCGCTCACGCGTTACGTCATCATTAATCCGGAAATCCTTTCCATGCGCGGGGAAAAGCTGGAAGAAGAAGGCTGCCTGTCGCTGCCCGGTTTGTGGGCCGAAGTCAAACGCGCTACGGACGTAACCATTAAATATACCGACGAACACGGCCAGGAACAAGTCAAGCGGGCCCGCGGCCTGCTGGCAAAAGCGTTCCAGCACGAAGTGGATCACTTGGACGGGAAGCTGTTTATTGATTTGGTGGATCCCGCGCTTAAGCCGGAAGTCAAAAAGGCCATCAAAAAACTGCGCAAAAATTGGGATTAA